A portion of the Oncorhynchus gorbuscha isolate QuinsamMale2020 ecotype Even-year linkage group LG19, OgorEven_v1.0, whole genome shotgun sequence genome contains these proteins:
- the gprc6a gene encoding G-protein coupled receptor family C group 6 member A isoform X2: MAPMGDVLHLLVILSLLEKGNAKVGDFKAAGATAPGDIIIGGLFPIHEGVEESPNISAPHEPQCARFSMDGFTQALAMIHAVESANRSPVLTTLGISLGYRIHDSCSDVTTALRASADFTQDPTTDCGGGANTSNSSPPIMAVIGATSSEISISVARQLNLKLIPQISYASTAIILSDKIRFPAFLRTVPSDLYQTKAMVQLLSDSNWTWVGVVTTDGDYGRSALDSFVSQATTSGICVAFKEILPNSLNSPDSESAISQAADTLQSNHNVKVVVSFAKPTQMMYLYQKLRSLGSGERVWVASDSWSSSKEVLGEMDLPDIGNVVGFSFKRGNLAPFHRYLMNLSDINDVIGNNSFLKEFYSLLNRSENSGVLSSTVPAEILLKNSHVNLVFNVEMAVSAIAHAVADICSKKDCKTPGTVQPWEVLGALKDSCFELEGKNYTFDQKGDINLGYDVAVWRSVRGDINVNDVAAEYHPNNNSFSYTSGNTNNLTDLRDVVSVCSPSCEPGKFKKIAQGQHTCCYECINCTENHYSNNTDMDECLSCDTKREWSLEGSSGCTHKTLEFFSWQDGFAVALLTLAALGIVLVLMVGALFLHHHQTPVVRAAGGPLSQIILLSLVGSFVSAVFFVGHPSSLQCKVRQVLFGLSFTLCVSCILVKSLKILLAFQLNPDRKDVLRRLYQPYAIICLCVALQVLTCTLWLVLQSPREKATVFTTTVLAECDEGSQVAFGVMLCYIAVLALVCFACAFKGRKLPQKYNEARFITFSMLLYLMSWLIFVPVYVTTSGKYLPAVEMVVILFSNYGILSCHFFPKCYVILFKKEHNTKSAFMKNVFEYSRKGITDSSSVSETSVSQTQGYRISPPYSISSPSFFMSPPPIEPTAPQNYWSVDQNIQSIDTATHCTVVDHGVFVTGQLTRPHRLRRSMSL, encoded by the exons ATGGCACCCATGGGTGATGTTCTCCACCTGTTAGTCATCTTGTCCTTGTTGGAGAAGGGCAATGCCAAAGTGGGAGACTTCAAAGCAGCAGGAGCCACAGCACCAGGAGATATCATCATTGGAGGGCTGTTTCCCATCCATGAGGGAGTAGAGGAATCccccaacatctcagcaccccatGAACCACAGTGTGCCAG gttcAGCATGGACGGGTTCACCCAGGCATTGGCTATGATCCACGCTGTAGAGTCGGCCAACAGATCCCCTGTCCTGACTACACTAGGAATCTCTCTGGGGTACCGTATCCACGACTCCTGCTCTGATGTCACCACCGCTCTGAGGGCCTCAGCTGACTTCACACAG GATCCCACCACGGACTGTGGGGGAGGGGCCAACACCTCTAACTCTTCCCCGCCAATTATGGCCGTCATAGGAGCCACTTCCTCTGAGATTTCCATCTCCGTTGCCCGGCAACTCAACCTAAAGCTCATCCCTCAA ATCAGTTACGCCTCCACCGCCATTATCCTGAGTGACAAGATCCGTTTCCCTGCTTTCCTGAGGACCGTACCTAGCGACCTGTACCAGACAAAGGCCATGGTCCAGTTGCTTAGCGACAGCAACTGGACCTGGGTGGGCGTGGTCACAACGGATGGAGACTACGGCCGCTCTGCTTTGGACAGCTTCGTCTCCCAGGCAACCACCTCAGGGATCTGTGTGGCCTTCAAGGAGATCCTCCCTAATTCACTAAACAGTCCTGACAGCGAATCAGCAATCAGCCAAGCCGCCGACACCCTCCAATCGAACCACAATGTCAAGGTGGTGGTGTCATTCGCCAAGCCTACTCAGATGATGTACCTATACCAGAAGCTGAGGAGTCTGGGGTCGGGGGAGAGGGTATGGGTGGCCAGTGACAGCTGGTCCTCGTCCAAGGAAGTCCTGGGAGAAATGGACCTCCCAGATATTGGCAATGTGGTGGGCTTCTCCTTCAAAAGAGGCAACCTGGCTCCTTTCCATCGCTACCTGATGAACCTGAGTGACATCAATGATGTCATAGGAAACAACTCCTTCCTAAAGGAGTTCTACTCACTGCTAAACAGGTCGGAAAACTCTGGGGTTTTGTCCTCCACAGTCCCAGCAGAGATCCTGCTAAAGAACAGCCATGTGAACTTAGTCTTCAATGTGGAGATGGCTGTCAGTGCCATCGCCCATGCAGTGGCTGATATCTGCAGCAAAAAGGACTGCAAGACACCAGGCACGGTCCAACCCTGGGAG GTGCTTGGAGCCCTGAAGGACAGTTGCTTTGAGCTGGAGGGGAAAAACTACACGTTTGACCAGAAAGGAGACATCAACCTGGGCTATGATGTAGCCGTGTGGAGGTCTGTGAGAGGGGACATCAACGTCAATGACGTTGCAGCTGAGTACCATCCAAACAACAACAGCTTCAGCTATACCAGCGGAAACACCAACAATCTCACTGACctgagg GATGTGGTGTCTGTTTGCTCGCCTAGCTGTGAACCTGGGAAGTTCAAGAAGATTGCTCAGGGTCAGCACACCTGCTGCTATGAATGCATCAACTGCACTGAGAACCACTACTCCAACAACACTG ACATGGACGAGTGTCTCTCTTGTGATACAAAGAGAGAGTGGTCCCTGGAAGGGAGCTCTGGGTGTACCCATAAGACCCTGGAGTTCTTCTCCTGGCAGGATGGCTTTGCGGTGGCGCTGCTGACACTGGCGGCCCTGGGCATCGTCCTGGTTCTCATGGTGGGGGCTCTCTTCCTACACCACCACCAGACCCCCGTTGTGAGGGCTGCCGGGGGGCCTCTCTCCCAgatcatcctgctctctctcgtgGGAAGTTTTGTTAGTGCTGTGTTCTTTGTAGGTCATCCCAGCAGCCTACAGTGTAAG GTGCGTCAGGTGCTGTTTGGCCTCAGCTTCACCCTGTGTGTTTCCTGCATCTTGGTCAAGTCCCTGAAGATCCTGCTGGCCTTCCAGCTCAACCCTGACCGGAAGGATGTTCTCCGCCGCCTCTACCAACCGTATGCCATCATCTGTCTCTGCGTGGCCCTACAGGTCCTCACCTGCACCCTGTGGCTGGTCCTTCAGAGCCCCCGGGAGAAGGCCACGGTCTTCACCACCACTGTGTTGGCCGAGTGTGACGAAGGCTCCCAAGTGGCGTTTGGTGTGATGCTGTGCTACATCGCTGTCCTGGCGCTCGTATGTTTTGCCTGCGCGTTTAAAGGCCGAAAGCTGCCACAGAAGTACAATGAGGCCAGGTTCATCACCTTCAGCATGCTCCTCTACCTGATGTCCTGGCTGATATTTGTGCCTGTCTATGTGACCACCTCTGGGAAGTACCTGCCAGCAGTGGAGATGGTGGTCATCCTCTTCTCCAACTATGGCATCCTCAGCTGTCATTTCTTCCCCAAGTGCTACGTCATCCTCTTCAAGAAG GAGCACAACACCAAGAGTGCCTTCATGAAGAACGTGTTTGAGTATTCCAGAAAGGGCATTACTgactctagctctgtctctgagaCTTCAGTCTCTCAGACACAAGGGTATCGCATCAGTCCCCCTTACTCCATCAGTTCACCTTCCTTCTTCATGTCTCCTCCACCAATAGAACCCACAGCACCTCAGAACTACTGGTCCGTTGACCAGAACATTCAGAGCATTGACACTGCAACCCATTGCACCGTAGTAGATCATGGAGTGTTTGTCACAGGTCAGCTGACTCGACCACACCGTCTGAGGAGAAGCATGAGCCTATGA
- the gprc6a gene encoding G-protein coupled receptor family C group 6 member A isoform X1 has protein sequence MAPMGDVLHLLVILSLLEKGNAKVGDFKAAGATAPGDIIIGGLFPIHEGVEESPNISAPHEPQCARFSMDGFTQALAMIHAVESANRSPVLTTLGISLGYRIHDSCSDVTTALRASADFTQDPTTDCGGGANTSNSSPPIMAVIGATSSEISISVARQLNLKLIPQISYASTAIILSDKIRFPAFLRTVPSDLYQTKAMVQLLSDSNWTWVGVVTTDGDYGRSALDSFVSQATTSGICVAFKEILPNSLNSPDSESAISQAADTLQSNHNVKVVVSFAKPTQMMYLYQKLRSLGSGERVWVASDSWSSSKEVLGEMDLPDIGNVVGFSFKRGNLAPFHRYLMNLSDINDVIGNNSFLKEFYSLLNRSENSGVLSSTVPAEILLKNSHVNLVFNVEMAVSAIAHAVADICSKKDCKTPGTVQPWEVLGALKDSCFELEGKNYTFDQKGDINLGYDVAVWRSVRGDINVNDVAAEYHPNNNSFSYTSGNTNNLTDLRDVVSVCSPSCEPGKFKKIAQGQHTCCYECINCTENHYSNNTDMDECLSCDTKREWSLEGSSGCTHKTLEFFSWQDGFAVALLTLAALGIVLVLMVGALFLHHHQTPVVRAAGGPLSQIILLSLVGSFVSAVFFVGHPSSLQCKVRQVLFGLSFTLCVSCILVKSLKILLAFQLNPDRKDVLRRLYQPYAIICLCVALQVLTCTLWLVLQSPREKATVFTTTVLAECDEGSQVAFGVMLCYIAVLALVCFACAFKGRKLPQKYNEARFITFSMLLYLMSWLIFVPVYVTTSGKYLPAVEMVVILFSNYGILSCHFFPKCYVILFKKEHNTKSAFMKNVFEYSRKGITDSSSVSETSVSQTQGYRISPPYSISSPSFFMSPPPIEPTAPQNYWSVDQNIQSIDTATHCTVVDHGVFVTGQLTRPHRRRRSMSL, from the exons ATGGCACCCATGGGTGATGTTCTCCACCTGTTAGTCATCTTGTCCTTGTTGGAGAAGGGCAATGCCAAAGTGGGAGACTTCAAAGCAGCAGGAGCCACAGCACCAGGAGATATCATCATTGGAGGGCTGTTTCCCATCCATGAGGGAGTAGAGGAATCccccaacatctcagcaccccatGAACCACAGTGTGCCAG gttcAGCATGGACGGGTTCACCCAGGCATTGGCTATGATCCACGCTGTAGAGTCGGCCAACAGATCCCCTGTCCTGACTACACTAGGAATCTCTCTGGGGTACCGTATCCACGACTCCTGCTCTGATGTCACCACCGCTCTGAGGGCCTCAGCTGACTTCACACAG GATCCCACCACGGACTGTGGGGGAGGGGCCAACACCTCTAACTCTTCCCCGCCAATTATGGCCGTCATAGGAGCCACTTCCTCTGAGATTTCCATCTCCGTTGCCCGGCAACTCAACCTAAAGCTCATCCCTCAA ATCAGTTACGCCTCCACCGCCATTATCCTGAGTGACAAGATCCGTTTCCCTGCTTTCCTGAGGACCGTACCTAGCGACCTGTACCAGACAAAGGCCATGGTCCAGTTGCTTAGCGACAGCAACTGGACCTGGGTGGGCGTGGTCACAACGGATGGAGACTACGGCCGCTCTGCTTTGGACAGCTTCGTCTCCCAGGCAACCACCTCAGGGATCTGTGTGGCCTTCAAGGAGATCCTCCCTAATTCACTAAACAGTCCTGACAGCGAATCAGCAATCAGCCAAGCCGCCGACACCCTCCAATCGAACCACAATGTCAAGGTGGTGGTGTCATTCGCCAAGCCTACTCAGATGATGTACCTATACCAGAAGCTGAGGAGTCTGGGGTCGGGGGAGAGGGTATGGGTGGCCAGTGACAGCTGGTCCTCGTCCAAGGAAGTCCTGGGAGAAATGGACCTCCCAGATATTGGCAATGTGGTGGGCTTCTCCTTCAAAAGAGGCAACCTGGCTCCTTTCCATCGCTACCTGATGAACCTGAGTGACATCAATGATGTCATAGGAAACAACTCCTTCCTAAAGGAGTTCTACTCACTGCTAAACAGGTCGGAAAACTCTGGGGTTTTGTCCTCCACAGTCCCAGCAGAGATCCTGCTAAAGAACAGCCATGTGAACTTAGTCTTCAATGTGGAGATGGCTGTCAGTGCCATCGCCCATGCAGTGGCTGATATCTGCAGCAAAAAGGACTGCAAGACACCAGGCACGGTCCAACCCTGGGAG GTGCTTGGAGCCCTGAAGGACAGTTGCTTTGAGCTGGAGGGGAAAAACTACACGTTTGACCAGAAAGGAGACATCAACCTGGGCTATGATGTAGCCGTGTGGAGGTCTGTGAGAGGGGACATCAACGTCAATGACGTTGCAGCTGAGTACCATCCAAACAACAACAGCTTCAGCTATACCAGCGGAAACACCAACAATCTCACTGACctgagg GATGTGGTGTCTGTTTGCTCGCCTAGCTGTGAACCTGGGAAGTTCAAGAAGATTGCTCAGGGTCAGCACACCTGCTGCTATGAATGCATCAACTGCACTGAGAACCACTACTCCAACAACACTG ACATGGACGAGTGTCTCTCTTGTGATACAAAGAGAGAGTGGTCCCTGGAAGGGAGCTCTGGGTGTACCCATAAGACCCTGGAGTTCTTCTCCTGGCAGGATGGCTTTGCGGTGGCGCTGCTGACACTGGCGGCCCTGGGCATCGTCCTGGTTCTCATGGTGGGGGCTCTCTTCCTACACCACCACCAGACCCCCGTTGTGAGGGCTGCCGGGGGGCCTCTCTCCCAgatcatcctgctctctctcgtgGGAAGTTTTGTTAGTGCTGTGTTCTTTGTAGGTCATCCCAGCAGCCTACAGTGTAAG GTGCGTCAGGTGCTGTTTGGCCTCAGCTTCACCCTGTGTGTTTCCTGCATCTTGGTCAAGTCCCTGAAGATCCTGCTGGCCTTCCAGCTCAACCCTGACCGGAAGGATGTTCTCCGCCGCCTCTACCAACCGTATGCCATCATCTGTCTCTGCGTGGCCCTACAGGTCCTCACCTGCACCCTGTGGCTGGTCCTTCAGAGCCCCCGGGAGAAGGCCACGGTCTTCACCACCACTGTGTTGGCCGAGTGTGACGAAGGCTCCCAAGTGGCGTTTGGTGTGATGCTGTGCTACATCGCTGTCCTGGCGCTCGTATGTTTTGCCTGCGCGTTTAAAGGCCGAAAGCTGCCACAGAAGTACAATGAGGCCAGGTTCATCACCTTCAGCATGCTCCTCTACCTGATGTCCTGGCTGATATTTGTGCCTGTCTATGTGACCACCTCTGGGAAGTACCTGCCAGCAGTGGAGATGGTGGTCATCCTCTTCTCCAACTATGGCATCCTCAGCTGTCATTTCTTCCCCAAGTGCTACGTCATCCTCTTCAAGAAGGAGCACAACACCAAGAGTGCCTTCATGAAGAACGTGTTTGAGTATTCCAGAAAGGGCATTACTgactctagctctgtctctgagaCTTCAGTCTCTCAGACACAAGGGTATCGCATCAGTCCCCCTTACTCCATCAGTTCACCTTCCTTCTTCATGTCTCCTCCACCAATAGAACCCACAGCACCTCAGAACTACTGGTCCGTTGACCAGAACATTCAGAGCATTGACACTGCAACCCATTGCACCGTAGTAGATCATGGAGTGTTTGTCACAGGTCAGCTGACTCGACCACACCGTCGGAGGAGAAGCATGAGCCTATGA
- the LOC124005579 gene encoding cytosolic non-specific dipeptidase-like — protein sequence MTIWQLPSMLLVVISSVSTHPHHLFEYDELSQYVDSHQEEYVQTLRDWVAVESDSSDVLRRPDCHRMMDMTAEKLQAMGGKVELVDIGVQELPDGKTVALPKVVTAQFGSDPSKQTVCVYGHVDVQPAKLEDGWATEPYNLTDINGNLYGRGASDNKAPVLAWIHTVEAYQALSIDLPVNVKFIIEGMEETGSNGLDAMIVAQKDTFFSDVDYIIISDCGWLSRRPALTYGTRGNCYFFAEVEGPKQDLHSGVYGGTVIEPMTDLIGILDTLISPSGKILIPGIREAVAPLSDEEWKMYQDIEFDIESFKSKIGVSQLMYSNKVDLLAHRWRYPTVTIHGIEGGFSGPGSKTVIPAKVIAKFSIRQVPNMDPAVVKKQVTDYLNSVFAKRKSPNKLKVTMIIGAKPWLADTKHPLYEAGKAAVKRVFNMEPDLIREGGTIPIAKTFEDVTGKSIIMMPIGGFDDGLHSQNEKMSRYNYIEGTKLFIAYLHEVAHLKKD from the exons ATGACGATCTGGCAACTGCCTTCCATGCTCCTTGTTGTTATATCAAGTGTCTCTACTCATCCTCATCACTTATTTGAGTATGATGAGCTGAGCCAGTATGTTGACAGCCATCAGGAGGAATATGTACAG ACTCTGAGGGACTGGGTTGCTGTAGAGAGCGACTCCAGTGATGTCTTGAGGAGGCCAGACTGCCATCGCATGATGGATATGACGGCTGAGAAACTACAAGCCATGGGAGGGAAGGTGGAACTGGTGGACATCGGCGTACAAGAG CTGCCTGATGGAAAGACAGTGGCCTTACCCAAGGTGGTGACAGCCCAGTTTGGCAGTGACCCCAGTAAGCAGACAGTCTGTGTGTACGGACATGTGGATGTCCAGCCTGCTAAGTTAGAGGACGGCTGGGCCACTGAACcctacaacctgacagacatcAACG GAAACCTCTACGGCAGAGGGGCGTCTGACAACAAGGCCCCTGTCTTAGCCTGGATCCATACAGTGGAGGCCTATCAGGCCCTCAGCATT GACCTGCCAGTCAATGTGAAGTTCATCATCGAGGGGATGGAGGAGACCGGGTCCAATGGCCTGGACGCCATGATTGTGGCACAGAAAGACACATTCTTCTCCGATGTCGATTACATCATCATCTCAGACTGTGGTTGGCTGAGCCGACGCCCCGCCCTCACCTACGGGACCAGGGGGAACTGCTACTTCTTTGCTGAG GTAGAGGGTCCAAAACAGGACCTACACTCAGGGGTGTATGGAGGCACTGTTATAGAGCCTATGACAGATCTGATCGGCATATTGG ACACACTGATCAGCCCCAGTGGAAAGATCCTCATTCCAGGCATCAGAGAGGCCGTCGCCCCACTCTCAGACGAAGAGTGGAAGATGTACCAGGACATTGAGTTTGACATTGAGAGCTTTAAGTCCAAAATCGGCGTCAGTCAACTCATGTACAGCAACAAG GTAGATCTGCTGGCCCATCGTTGGCGTTACCCTACCGTTACCATCCATGGCATCGAAGGGGGCTTCTCTGGCCCTGGCTCCAAGACGGTCATCCCTGCTAAGGTCATTGCCAAATTCTCCATTCGACAGGTCCCCAACATGGACCCAGCAGTGGTCAAGAAACAG GTCACAGACTACCTGAACTCTGTGTTTGCCAAGAGAAAGAGCCCCAACAAGCTGAAGGTGACCATGATCATCGGGGCTAAGCCCTGGTTAGCAGACACCAAGCACCCTCTGTACGAGGCAGGGAAAGCAGCCGTGAAGAGAG TGTTTAACATGGAGCCAGACCTGATCCGTGAAGGGGGAACCATCCCCATCGCCAAGACCTTTGAGGACGTGACCGGGAAGAGCATCATCATGATGCCCATCGGAGGCTTCGACGATGGCCTCCACTCCCAGAACGAGAAGATGAGCAG GTACAACTACATAGAGGGGACCAAGTTGTTCATCGCGTACCTCCATGAAGTGGCCCATCTCAAGAAGGACTGA